A genome region from Cutaneotrichosporon cavernicola HIS019 DNA, chromosome: 5 includes the following:
- the TAF11 gene encoding uncharacterized protein (hTAFII28-like protein conserved region), with product MALALPSGSAIPVKSPRKEKKRKRPKKDKKDDKDKDLDSDAELEVSAEDLVAAGETARREDDAEEDEDEDIAGQVAVDVKQAAKRRRDETLLLRGVLDEEQGRRFDAFRGTVIPRAAVNKLNRDMYDQHVPKNIQPVLAGLLKIFVADVVEIAREIQPHTAHPTGPLQPYHLQMARVRLQEQGLLSAPSGIGAQRSSTGLRARKPLFRR from the exons ATGGCCCTCGCGCTTCCTTCCGGCTCGGCCATTCCGGTCAAGAGTCCGCGAAAGGAGAAGAAACGCAAGAGGCCGAAGAAGGATAAGAAGGATGATAAGGACAAGGATCTGGacagcgacgccgagctcgaagTCTCGGCTGAAGATCTGGTCGCTGCTGGGGAGACGGCGCGGAGGGAGGACGAcgctgaggaggatgaggatgaggataTTGCCGGACAGGTGGCCGTGGATGTCAAGCAGGCTGCTAAGCGGCGGCGTGACGAGACGTT ACTTCTGCGCGGCGTacttgacgaggagcagggCCGGCGTTTCGATGCTTTCCGCGGGACTGTCATCCCGCGAGCGGCTGTCAATAAG ctcaATCGCGATATGTACGACCAGCATGTGCCGAAGAACATCCAACCCGTGCTGGCCGGCTTGCTCAAGATCTTCGTTGCggacgtcgtcgagatcgcgcgcgagatccAGCCGCACACTGCGCATCCAACCGGCCCTTTGCAGCCGTATCACCTCCAGATGGCGCGGGTGCGGCTGCAGGAACAGGGCCTGTTGAGCGCACCGAGTGGGATTGGCGCCCagcgctcgtcgacgggtCTGCGGGCGCGCAAGCCGCTGTTCCGGCGCTAA
- the RDH54 gene encoding uncharacterized protein (SNF2 family N-terminal domain) produces MGTGDAHYFMVQWRKPQQKKHKTWDGDAFIKVEGSRVTMISEEGKHMATTSLIGGLPGPGSEMRIGQMDCEVDRAVSYDEFNRATCCLNNPMNAPLNSSANPTSRPGGTPKPFKALMVNGRGPTPVAARANPLNRPFTPVTPTAGPSRAARTPSSATPSSHFAAAADTAPPQSAQSFYGQPANPAKKIFIGDRNNKQREAWGGALHDPRAPGALVLPRPPESEAKRMGVTINDVVVDPAIREKLRDHQREGVSFMYRCVMGMTGANGTGCILADEMGLGKTLQTIALIHTLLKQSPWSNESKVIGKALVVCPVSLVNNWAQEFKKWARGDITVVAVGDKEDMRTAAFPTNPNLHVMIIGYEKLRKYIKKIKYCQPPIGLIVCDEGHRLKSKDNKTTKMFDELSCTRRILLTGTPVQNDLGEYWAMVRVHEVPAADYLADFACPGVFGTYSAFSRQFEKPILKARTPNCNRKDADVGLDRSEQLKELSLEFVLRRTSEVLTNFLPPKSEYVLFVAPSTLQLEVFRRLLGGSRDVTAMLRGMSSTQSLATIDLLRKVANSPTLLRKKEDGSRDEDALDLVQSALSVIPPKTRTVDATISGKLTVLENILSSVAYARTEKIVVVSSWTTTLNLIQDLCIRHRYDFLRLDGSTPQKQRQELVDRFNRGSVQDSMVFLLSAKAGGVGLNLIGASRLVLFDSDWNPSTDLQAMARIHRDGQKKPVFIYRLLTVNTIDEKIYQRQITKMGLSDQMLGDSSGGKTAKDSFSFEELRDIFTVSPQTDGCGTHDLLGCDCGGRGGVKLKGSEEPDTPEADDGDSSSEEDAQAGFVSASQFDPEPTAKMVRKATKAQADKLAALKEWAHVDAFDSASVGGIKDDLLYNLLRDAQKTDEAKATKRAMKDERPIKKLRAADSSSSSRVTSPSVESPATSPSLESDGSGVDDSDEEAMRVPARRKMRPRASRAKAPIDMGIDRVKKHNLHMIAADGGVGRILYVFEKESSARI; encoded by the exons ATGGGGACTGGGGACGCTCACTATTTTATGGTTCAATG gcgcAAGCCACAGCAGAAGAAG CACA AAACATGGGACGGCGATGCGTTCATCAAAGTCGAGGGGAGCCGGGTGACCATGATCtccgaggagggcaagca CATGGCAACAACATCGCTCATCGGTGGTCTCCCAGGCCCCGGATCCGAGATGCGGATCGGCCAGATGGATTGCGAGGTTGACCGGGCCGTGTCTTACGATGA gttCAACCGCGCAACATGCTGTCTCAACAACCCCATGAATGCGCCGCTCAACTCGTCGGCGAATCCGACCTCCCGGCCTGGCGGTACACCGAAGCCGTTCAAGGCACTCATGGTCAACGGACGGGGCCCGACCCCGGTGGCAGCACGAGCGAACCCCCTAAATCGCCCCTTCACTCCCGTCACGCCAACAGCAGGTCCCTCACGAGCGGCCAGAACACCTTCCTCAGCCACACCTTCTTCCCACTTCGCCGCGGCAGCGGACACAGCACCGCCACAGTCGGCGCAGTCGTTCTATGGCCAGCCTGCAAACCCTGCGAAGAAGATCTTCATCGGTGACAGGAACAACaagcagcgcgaggcgtGGGGCGGCGCTCTGCATGATCCAAGAGCTCCCGGCGCGCTTGTCCTACCCCGCCCACCGGAGTCGGAGGCGAAGCGCAT GGGCGTGACTATCAACGACGTTGTTGTTGACCCTGCTATTAGGGAGAAGCTGCGCGACCACCAGCGTGAAGGTGTCTCG TTCATGTACCGCTGCGTTATGGGGATGACGGGAGCCAACGGAACAGGGTGTATCCTCGCGGACGAGATGGGCCTTGGCAAGACGCTGCAGACAATTGCGCTTATCCACACCCTTCTCA AACAGTCGCCCTGGTCTAATGAGTCGAAAGT GATTGGGAaagccctcgtcgtctgcccAGTGTCTCTCGTCAACAACTGGGCCCAGGAGTTCAAGAAATG GGCTCGCGGAGACATCACTGTCGTCGCCGTtggcgacaaggaggaTATGCGGACTGCTGCCTTC CCCACCAATCCCAACTTGCACGTCATGATCATCGGTTACGAGAAG CTTCGCAAGTACAT CAAGAAGATCAAGTACTGCCAGCCTCCCATCGGCCTAATTGTCTGTGATGAGGGACACCGCCTCAAGTCCAAGGACAACAAGACTACCAAGATGTTTGATGAGCTCTCCTGCACGCGTCGTATCC TCCTGACGGGTACACCGGTCCAAAACGATCTAGGCGAATATTGGGCAATGGTACGTGTCCATGAAGTTCCAGCTGCTGATTACCTGGCTGATTTCGCTTGCCCGGGGGTCTTTGGAACTTACTCCGCGTTCTCGCGACAGTTCGAGAAGCCGATCCTCAAGGCGCGCACTCCTAACTGCAATAGGAAGGatgccgacgtcggcctgGACCGCAGCGAGCAG CTCAAAGAGCTCTCGCTCGAATTCGTGCTGCGTCGCACCTCAGAAGTGCTGACCAACTTCCTCCCTCCTAAGT CCGAATATGTCCTCTTCGTTGCCCCCTCAACGCTGCAGTTGGAGGTCTTCCGCCGTCTTTTGGGAGGGTCACGCGATGTGACGGCCATGCTTCGCGGTATGAGCAGCACACAGAGCCTTGCAACAA TCGACCTGCTTCGTAAAGTGGCAAACTCTCCAACG CTCCTccgcaagaaggaggatggAAGTCGCGATGAGGATGCGCTCGACTTAGTGCAGTCTGCTCTATCTGTCATCCCTCCAAAGACCAGAACGGTCGACGCGACCATCAGCG GCAAGCTGACTGTTCTCGAAAACATCCTCAGCTCGGTTGCGTACGCACGCACTGAGAAGATCGTGGTCGtctcgagctggacgacAACACTCAACCTCATCCAGGACCTGTGCATTCGGCATCGGTACGACTTCCTCCGCCTGGATGGAAGCACGCCACAGAAACAGCGCCAGGAGCTGGTCGACCGATTTAATCGCGGCTCCGTCCAGGACAGTATggtcttcctcctcagcgCCAAGGCGGGTGGTGTGGGCTTGAACCTCATTGG AGCATCGCGTTTGGTTCTCTTTGACAGCGACTG GAACCCATCGACCGACCTCCAAGCTATGGCTCGTATCCACCG TGACGGCCAGAAGAAGCCGGTGTTCATCTATCGCCTGCTGACGGTGAATACGATTGACGAGAAGATCTATCAG CGGCAGATCACGAAGATGGGGCTCTCTGACCAGATGCTGGGtgacagcagcggcggGAAGACTGCCAAGGATT CTTTCTCGtttgaggagctgcgcgacaTCTTCACTGTCAGTCCCCAAACAGACGGCTGTGGAACTC ACGACCTCCTTGGTTGTGACTGCGGTGGCAGGGGCGGAGTGAAGCTGAAGGGGTCCGAAGAGCCTGATACGCCGGAGGCCGATGACGGCGACAGCAGCTCGGAAGAGGATGCCCAGGCGGGCTTTGTCAGCGCCTCGCAATTCGATCCTGAGCCG ACTGCCAAGATGGTTCGGAAG gccACAAAGGCACAAGCGGACAAGCttgccgcgctcaaggagtGGGCACACGTTGACGCGTTTGATAGCGCGTCAGTTGGCGGGATCAAGGACGACCTGCTGTATAACTTGCTCCGCGATGCGCAGAAGACAGACGAAGCCAAGGCCACGAAGAGGGCCATGAAGGATGAGCGGCCCATCAAGAAGCTTCGCGCGGCAGACAGCAGCAGTAGCAGTCGGGTCACCTCTCCATCTGTTGAATCGCCGGCGACATCGCCCTCCCTCGAGAGTGACGGCAGTGGCGTGGATGacagtgacgaggaggccatGCGCGTGCCGGCACGCCGGAAGATGCGGCCTCGGGCCAGCCGCGCCAAGGCCCCTATCGACATGGGCATCGACCGCGTCAAGAAGCACAACCTCCACATGATCGCGGCGGACGGAGGCGTCGGGCGCATCCTGTATGTGTTTGAGAAGGAGTCTAGCGCACGCATTTAG
- a CDS encoding uncharacterized protein (Ribosomal protein S17) codes for MSHSLFGIVTKTGAMSKTVTVSVPRYFEHAKLLKRIHKETKMLVHDENETALLGDVVVIRHGKSFSKRKSFFIQSLDNRPDYPGLPEKSVYVGLATKNAKNLIEAQKAKAKRKEADEAAKLAKVDELIKKARL; via the exons ATGTCCCACAGCCTCTTCGGAATCGTCACCAAGACTGGCGCGATGAGCAAGACCGTCACCGTCTCGGTGCCCCGGTACTTTGAGCACGCAAAGCTGCTCAAGCGTATCCACAAGGAGACCAAGATGCTCGTGCacgacgagaacgaga CCGCccttctcggcgacgtcgtcgtcattcGTCACGGCAAGTCCTTCTCCAAGCGCAAGAGCTTCTTTATCCAGTCGCTCGACAACCGCCCAGACTACCCAGGACTCCCCGAAAAGTCGGTCTATGTCGGCCTCGCTACCAAGAACGCTAAAAACCTCATCGAGGCGCAGAAGGCAAAGGCTAAGAGGAAAGAGGCCGATGAGGCAGCCAAGCTCGCaaaggtcgacgagctcatcaagaAGGCGCGGTTGTAG
- a CDS encoding uncharacterized protein (Major Facilitator Superfamily): MGRTLPPSPPAEHTDSENEYESDEEEVGNTWLVFLGLALAAYIYSLDGMTTYQYLSFATSAVHHHSSAGTIGTVQAIIIAVGKPFMAKVADVCGRGEAFLVVATLYLVGYLTMASAYGISTIAVGNIFYAFGYTGLQMLLQIVIADMTSLRWRGLVGGLVSAPFLINIFVSAEIASRVLPDWRRGYVQFALVVPIMLAPLIVALLSQDKSKHNRNHRFGLSSLRDAAADMDFVGLILVAASLALILVPLGIVPAPDNNWDHGTLIAMGVLGVVLFVVFLIYEWRVPAHPVFPMRWLNRTPILSACLIGFFDFTSFYLQYTYLYSFILVTKDWGLKMVAYFVYTHAFSITVFGIVAGAIMYATRRFKWMLFAGLLVRLLGVGIMLRARSAEGTTFELVVCQVLQGLGGGFAGIATQVGAQAAVGSADIATVTAMTLLLSEVGNSVGSAAATSIWNTYMPSDLAEHVPTTNQTLLDELFGSITDIVEYPIDNPIRLGAIEAYRSVMHRLVTWAIAVAVIPPIVCLFLTKDVRLSNTRAVAGLDEEPVTPVRRIRRQSSRMSRIVSRRNLHINGTATPDELEHLVPRTPTPEYV; encoded by the exons ATGGGACGTACACTaccaccatcaccaccagCAGAACACACAGACTCGGAGAACGAGtacgagagcgacgaggaggaggtcgggaACACGTggctcgtcttcctcggcctcgccctcgccgcgtACATCTACTCTCTAGACG GCATGACGACGTACCAGTACCTGTCATTTGC AACATCCGCcgtccaccaccactcGTCGGCCGGCACGATCGGGACGGTTCAAGCCATCATCATTGCCGTTGGCAAGCCATTCATggccaaggtcgccgacgtGTGCGGGCGTGGAGAGGCattcctcgtcgtcgccacccTCTATCTCGTCGGATAC ctcACTATGGCTTCTGCATACGGCATATCCACCATTGCGGTCGGTAACATCTTCTACGCCTTCGGATACACAGGCCTTCAGATGCTCCTCCAGATCGTCATTGCAGATATGACATCCCTGCGATGGCGCGGTCTCGTCGGAGGGCTAGTAAGCGcccccttcctcatcaacaTCTTCGTGAGCGCCGAGATCGCCAGCCGCGTACTTCCAGATTGGCGCAGGGGATACGTCCAGTTTGCGCTAGTCGTTCCCATCATGTTGGCACCGCTCATCGTTGCCCTCCTATCTCAGGACAAGTCCAAGCACAACCGCAACCACCGATTTGGGCTATCCAGCCTCCGCGACGCAGCGGCCGATATGGACTTTGTTGGCCTCATTCTCGTGGCTGCTAGTCTAGCACTCATCCTCGTGCCCCTGGGTATCGTTCCCGCACCCGATAATAACTGGGACCACGGCACTCTG ATCGCAATGGGCGTCCTTGGGGTTGTGCTATTCGTCGTTTTCCTCATCTACGAATGGCGAGTTCCGGCGCACCCAGTCTTTCCAATGCGCTGGTTAAACCGCACCCCGATTCTCAGCGCTTGCCTTATCGGTTTCTTCGACTTCACCTCGTTCTATCTCCAATACACGTACCTCTACTCATTCATTCTGGTTACCAAGGACTGGGGACTCAAGATGGTCGCCTACTTTGTCTACACGCACGCATTCAGCATCACCGTCTTTGGGATTGTGGCCGGTGCGATCATGTACGCAACCAGGCGGTTCAAGTGGATGCTCTTCGCGGGTCTACTTGTCCGTCTCCTCGGTGTTGGGATCATGCTTCGCGCCCgcagcgccgagggcaCGACAttcgagctcgtcgtctgtCAGGTCCTCCAGGGCCTTGGTGGGGGATTCGCGGGCATTGCCACACAAGTCGGCGCCCAAGCTGCCGTAGGGAGCGCCGATATCGCTACCGTCACTGCTATGACTCTCCTGTTGTCCGAGGTGGGCAATAGCGTCGGGTCGGCAGCGGCAACCAGTATCTGGAACACTTACATGCCCTCCGACCTCGCGGAACATGTGCCCACCACCAACCAAACACTGCTGGACGAGTTGTTTGGCAGTATCACCGATATCGTCGAGTATCCAATTGACAATCCcatccgcctcggcgcTATCGAGGCGTACCGTTCCGTCATGCACCGGCTAGTG ACCTGGgccatcgccgtcgccgtcatTCCACCCATCGTCTGCCTCTTCCTGACCAAGGACGTGCGGCTATCCAACACCCGTGCGGTCgctggcctcgacgaggagccgGTCACCCCAGTTCGCCGCATCCGACGCCAGTCGAGCCGCATGTCGAGAATCGTAAGCAGGCGCAACCTGCACATTAACGGAACCGCCACccccgacgagctcgagcacctcgtccctcGCACCCCCACACCCGAATACGTCTAG
- the POP5 gene encoding uncharacterized protein (Component of ribonuclease P, a protein complex that generates mature tRNA molecules by cleaving their 5'-ends. Also a component of RNase MRP): MVRFKYRHLLVEFLDPDSLSPLPSVNLPSPEEVEGEEWEGEEELARIPSLPFVLPLNPTKPLLGDEGASAIYKAVRAMCQNVFGDEGWGRVSSSFKVTYHSSLTTLTLLRVARPHYRLLWAAITLLTTVGGVAVLPRVLAVSGTIKKLQAAAIVHHRRVTAAAVAALLKEGSKGEADKEALEKRWVVERDELVRMEAPE; the protein is encoded by the exons ATGGTCCGCTTCAAGTATCGCCATCTCCTTGTCGAGTTCCTCGATCCCGATTCCCTCTCACCCCTTCCTTCCGTCAATCTTCCCAGCCCCGAAGAAGTGGAGGGCGAAGAgtgggagggcgaggaggagttgGCGCGCATaccttcccttcccttcgTGTTACCGCTCAATCCAACCAAACCGCTGTTAGGAGATGAGGGCGCCAGCGCAATCTACAAGGCCGTTAGGGCCATGTGCCAGAACGTATTTGGAGACGAGGGGTGGGGCCGGGTGTCGAGTAGTTTCAAGG TGACCTATCACTCTTCCCTCaccacactcacactcctccgcgtcgcgcgtcCGCACTACCGCCTTCTCTGGGCGGCAATCACTCTCCTCACCACGGTTGGAGGCGTCGCTGTTCTTCCGCGCGTCTTGGCGGTCAGCGGGACGATCAAGAAGCTCCAAGCAGCTGCAATCGTACACCACCGCCGTGTGACCGCGGCTGCTGTCGCAGCTTTGCTGAAGGAAG gcaGTAAAGGCGAGGCGGacaaggaggcgctcgagaagcgATGGgtggtcgagcgcgacgagttGGTACGTATGGAGGCACCGGAATAG
- a CDS encoding uncharacterized protein (ATP-dependent DNA helicase), whose amino-acid sequence MVANGEPSNLTAFPLPPATPLPSTYPCQLGSQHERNNFRPREFKRIPSAAESQAALRRTLQKYWGHSDFRGPQLDICLHALRGCDVLVVAPTGLGKSVCFQVPAVTIEYGITIVVSPLLALMRDQVSSMRLKGIQAFQLSEKTDPADVQEIKRQLRLGHPQLRLLYVTPETLFSPKYTSDFDIAYRQKQIVRLVVDEAHVIDEWGSTFRPTYRKLGEFRLRYPGVPITALTASATSDVRSDLLTILNMPKTSDQGLAQWVEPFNRKNLFYEVRHMSGWDRQGDTIDDLTKFIRSFSREAEGINTRHNLNAQSISGLVYCRSVTNCHVVADALSAAGISALPFHAKLSTYKRNVALDDWKEGRVECIVATIAFGMGVDQPHVRYVVHYDMPKSFEGYYQETGRAGRDGHMSRCILYYAREDAKYLRGLITKEAESARKNGLGHATLERAKLRMLNSFKALQHYAESISQCRHIAIGRFFGEDIKEVTQQVKQKYCDGMCDVCSNRAGVYHRAMALNEDCEVASPVIQPPPLESSPRYLAQSGHPGNSLAMFHASSSLAPTSRAMNLSPIQDISSAEDPDFDDDFTKQWLAENDRPTPLRTPASRSSFQARNPLATPVPSRFATVSPGVGASAFPRALFTTPQTQVLRAHRLQTMDQVVDEGVTGAVVVLGDEPTPEYAQQKRKARDDAFKGVTPAREGGPLSFYNGGVPRKRTKAASDFKTPFLDPSAPMPPLPPPARRAQEALFLPGPSQFSQLDESDNTAPPAPVREASRGTVPDGAGRQAAIQKLREALRLSFESGALAEEVLKHWGRTEVGDRRLQLLKKVARELELDIAKMGRQEEPYNDIVDETCAALKLVRDTRGVRLVTSGRLVATQDTRVERLRHVEQCMRSVKVR is encoded by the exons ATGGTGGCCAACGGCGAACCGTCAAACCTGACAGCCTTCCCGTTGCCACCAGCCACACCCCTTCCTTCCACCTACCCTTGCCAGCTTGGGTCCCAA CACGAGCGTAACAACTTCCGTCCTCGCGAATTCAAGCGCATTCCATCCGCGGCGGAGAGCCAAGCCGCTCTCCGTCGCACTCTCCAGAAGTACTGGGGCCACAGCGACTTCCGAGGCCCCCAACTCGACATCTGCCTACATGCCCTGCGGGGTTGCGACGTGCTCGTTGTCGCGCCGACCGGACTCGGCAAGTC ggTGTGTTTTCAGGTGCCAGCTGTTACTATCGAATATGGGATCACCATCGTTGTGTCCCCTCTCCTTG CCCTCATGAGGGACCAGGTCTCGAGCATGCGGCTGAAGGGCATCCAGGCGTTCCAGCTCAGCGAGAAGACTGACCCAGCAGATGTCCAGGAG ATCAAGAGGCAGCTGCGGCTTGGACACCCGCAGCTACGTCTTCTATATGTCACGCCAGAGACGCTCTTTAGCCCCAAGTACACGTCTGACTTTGACATTGCGTACCGTCAGAAGCAGATTGTGCGGCTggttgttgacgag GCCCACGTGATTGAC GAATGGGGTTCGACATTTCGTCCA ACTTATcgcaagctcggcgagttTCGGCTGCGTTATCCGGGCGTCCCCATCACAGCGCTCACCGCGTCCGCCACCAGTGACGTGCGGAGTGACCTGCTAACAATCCTGAACATGCCGAAGACGTCAGACCAGGGCCTCGCACAGTGGGTCGAGCCCTTTAACCGGAAGAACCTCTTCTACGAGGTGCGGCACATGAGCGGCTGGGACCGGCAGGGTGATACGATCGACGACCTTACCAAGTTCATCAGGTCGTTCTCTCGCGAGGCTGAAGGTATAAACACGCGACACAATCTCAACGCGCAGAGCATCTCCGGACTTGTGTACTGCCGTTCCGTTACCAAT TGccatgtcgtcgccgacgcgctcagTGCCGCTGGCATCTCGGCCCTCCCTTTCCACGCTAAACTGTCCACGTACAAGCGTAATGTGGCTCTTGACGATTGGAAAGAAGGTCGGGTTGAGTGTATTGTCGCCACCATCGCGTTTGGGATGGGCGTGGACCAGCCCCATGTTCGCTATGTCGTACATTACGATATGCCGAAGTCTTTCGAGG GGTACTACCAAGAGACAGGACGCGCagggcgagatggacaC ATGTCCCGCTGCATCCTTTACTACG CCcgcgaggacgccaagTATTTGCGGGGCTTGATCACaaaggaggccgagagcgCAAGAAAGAATGGGCTTGGTCACGCAACGTTGGAACGGGCCAAGCTGCGCATGCTCAACAGCTTCAAGGCG CTGCAACATTATGCTGAGTCCATATCTCAATGCCGACACATAGCCATCGGCCGCTTCTTCGGTGAAGACATCAAGGAGGTGACGCAACAGGTCAAGCAAAAGTACTGCGATGGCATGTGTGAT gtgTGCTCCAACCGCGCCGGCGTGTATCACCGCGCCATGGCACTCAACGAGGACTGCGAAGTCGCATCGCCAGTCATCCAGCCCCCTCCATTGGAGTCATCACCACGGTACCTGGCTCAGAGCGGGCATCCTGGTAACTCACTTGCCATGTTCCacgcctcttcctcgtTGGCGCCAACTAGCAGAGCCATGAATCTTTCGCCGATTCAAGATATCTCGTCTGCCGAGGACCCAGACTTCGATGATGACTTCACAAAGCAGTGGCTAGCAGAGAACGACCGTCCCACGCCACTGAGAACGCCAGCGTCCCGGTCTTCATTTCAAGCACGAAACCCCTTGGCGACACCCGTGCCAAGCCGCTTCGCTACCGTTTCGCCGGGAGTTGGAGcctccgccttcccccGGGCGCTCTTCACAACGCCGCAAACACAAGTGCTCAGGGCACATCGATTACAGACGATGGACCAGGTTGTTGATGAAGGAGTAACAGGCGCAgttgtcgtcctcggggaCGAGCCAACCCCCGAATATGCTCAgcagaagcgcaaggcgcgcgacgatGCGTTCAAGGGCGTCACACCggcgagggagggagggccGTTGTCATTCTACAACGGCGGCGTGCCTCGGAAGCGGACAAAGGCGGCGTCGGATTTTAAGACACCGTTCCTCGACCCGTCCGCGCCAATGCCGCCGCTCCCACCTCCGGCACGTCGAGCCCAAGAGGCATTATTCCTCCCAGGTCCTTCGCAGTTCAGCCAGTTGGACGAGTCTGACAACACCGCTCCTCCCGCGCCGGTGCGTGAGGCCAGTCGTGGTACTGTGCCAGATGGTGCAGGGCGCCAGGCGGCGATCCAGAAGCTCCGCGAAGCACTGCGGTTGAGCTTCGAGAGCGGTGCTTTGGCAGAGGAGGTGCTCAAGCACTGGGGGAGGACCGAGGTTGGAGATAGGCG TCTGCAACTGTTGAAGAAAGTAGCGCGTGAGTTAGAATTAGATATCGCCAAGATGGGCCGACAAGAAGAACCATACA acgacattgtcgacgaGACTTGTGCCGCACTCAAGCTCGTGCGCGACACTCGCGGTGTCCGCCTGGTCACCAGCGGCCGTCTCGTCGCAACGCAGGACAcccgcgtcgagcgcctgcgccaCGTAGAGCAGTGTATGCGGAGTGTGAAGGTCAGGTAA